The Aminipila terrae nucleotide sequence TTATAAGTTTTGCAACCTGACCCCTTGCTTTTTCTATAGCTTCTCTTGAGACAGTGCCAACTGTATATAAACTGGATGGGTTTCCAAACTTTTCTGTAAAATATGGAATCATTGCATTCAATACGTCTTCCTTAACAGGAGTCGTTGCTGAATAATCTAAATATACTTGTCGCATAATTTACTCCTTTTATTTATACATAAATTTAATTTCTATCAATATTATACCAACATTTTCAAAAATATAAACCCTTTTTTTTAAATTTCCTACTAAATAAATATGATTTAAGGTCTATAGGATATTAAAGAAAAAATTTTAATACCGTTTCACATACTAAATACCTAAAACTAAATCATTAACTGAATGCCAGCTTGTCCAGCAACTTTAACTATAACCCTCAATTAACCATTATTCATTTATATGGGATCAAAACAGGATAATTTGTACTGATTATTGATCTTTTTAAAGACCACATGGTAGCCGCCCTCCATAAAATAATCTTCACTGAGCCCACTCATCTCCCAAATTATATCTACCCTGTATGTCATATATTCTAACAAATTTTTTTCTGTTTTTATATTAGTAATACTCATTTTTTTCACTACGTCTATATCTGTACTGTCCCATTGCCTCAGTTGTTTTATATCATCTGTAATGATTGGATATGTCTCGATTCTTTCTAATTCAGCTTCTGCTCTTTCCTTTGTTATCTGATTATAAAAAGCTTTCTGCATGATGCTTGTCCTCTGTTCAAGCAATTCCTTCACAATATCTTCTTCTACAGGATTACTGAATCCTGAAAAAACACTGATGATAATGATAATTATGGCACCAAATGTTAATAAATGATAGTATTTCTTCATAACGCATATACCTCCAGAAATACTATATAAATAAAACAGCGAAAAATTTGTTATTTCTCGCTGTTTTTCTAAAAAAAATTAATTCACTTTTACGTCAATTTCGACTTCTTCTTCAGTTTCTTCAACAATTTCTATGTTTTCAAGCTGTTGCCTGAAGCTCTCTCTAAATTTAACTAAATACTCTTTTCTCAGCGTTTGCTGTTCTTCTTTCTCAGTATCAGTTAATCCGACAGTTTTTGATTTTTTAGCCAATTCATTAATTCTATCAATTTTTTCTTTTGGAAGCATTGTTCATTTCCTCTCTGTTCTAAGTTATATTTTAATACCATACGTTATGCTCTTTTTGCACGAATCAATGTGCTTTTACTAATACCTGTTTTTTCCTCTACAGATTTATAACTATTAGTCTTTAAAAGCAAAAGAGCTTCTTCTATTTCAGATTTAGTATATTTTCTGGGTCTTCCTTCTTTAAACCCTTCTTTCGTTTTGGCAATGGCCTTTCCAACCTGGGTCCTCTCCACAATCATGGCTTTATCAAATTCAGCAAAAGCATTCATAATGTTAAGAACCATTCTCCCGGTATGAGTTCCATCAACCATTCCAATATTTATTATATTTATGCGAATGTTTTTACTTAAGGCATCCTCAATAAAACATATGCCTTCCTTTATTGTACTGCAAAGTCTGTCCAGTTTTGAAACAACCAAAGTATCACCACCATACATGTTCGCAATGCATTCTTGTAAAACGGGCCTGTCTTTTGGATCATCATATTTCTCTATAATCATTTCCGCACTGGGATATCTTTGTTTAATCAGTTTTGTCTGCTCCTCTATTGAATTCGCTTCAAATTGACCTCTGGCAGAAACACTTGCATATCCATATATCATTTGTATCAACCTTTCTTAGTTTTGATTATAAGTTTTGGCACAAACATTCTTATAGATTATATACTAATAAATGAAATACTGTCAACAGTGAAATAAATGGTGCTAATCAATTGAATAGCACCATTATGAATAGATTTAATATAATCAATTTATATAAATAAGTTTTTCATATGATTTTAACTTTATTGTGCCCAAATATAAAAATCAGTATTACTTTTATAAAAGATAAATTTACCAAATAAATTTATCGTAAAGTATTATATTTTTATTCATACTATACTATATTTTTATTGTAACATCTATAGGAGTATCAAAACATATTATCGTTTGACAAATTACGACAAAATACTACATTTTTATATTTTGCACTTTTATCAGTACATTTTTATTTCACTAATTCTGGTGCAGTTTCTCTGATAACAGGCTTCAGCTCTAAAAGGGATTCCCTAAGCTTTTCAATAGCAAAATCAATATCTTTTTGTGACATGGCAGTTGACATACAAAACATACCTCGAGGAGCATTAAATACCCCTTTTAATAACAGAGACATAAACAATAAACTGTTCAGTTTTTCATAAGAACCGGCTACATCTCTATAATTCCTGATTGACTTATTGGAAAAAATAATATTATATAGGGATCCAGTTCCACTGACCTGTAAATCTAATCCTAATTCAACAAACACATTTTCCAGTTCTGTTTTAAATTTTGTACCCAAGTCATTTACTTTATTCACCATATCCTGATTATATGCAGTTAAAGTAGCTATTCCGCCCGCCATTCCCAATGCATTTCCGTTAAAAGTCCCTGAATGATACATCTTTTTTTCTCTTGGATCATACATTTTCATGATTTCTTCTTTACCTCCAAAAGCTCCAATTGGAGTACCCCCACCAATGATTTTGCCAAGAGAAGTCAAATCTGGAGTTATTCCATACTTTTCCTGGGCTCCTCCCATGGAAAGCCTGAAAGTTACAACTTCATCAAATATGAGAAGAATGCCATAATGCTTGGTAATCTCTCTTAAAAATTCCAGATATTCTCTGGTAGGGACAATTTGGCCTGCAGAACCCATGACAGGCTCAATAATAAGACAGGCTACATCATTAAAATTGTTTTCAATAACTTTTTTTGTATTTTCTATATCATTAAATGGAACAACCAGTACATCTTTAAGCGCAT carries:
- a CDS encoding DUF896 domain-containing protein; the protein is MLPKEKIDRINELAKKSKTVGLTDTEKEEQQTLRKEYLVKFRESFRQQLENIEIVEETEEEVEIDVKVN
- a CDS encoding recombinase family protein, which codes for MIYGYASVSARGQFEANSIEEQTKLIKQRYPSAEMIIEKYDDPKDRPVLQECIANMYGGDTLVVSKLDRLCSTIKEGICFIEDALSKNIRINIINIGMVDGTHTGRMVLNIMNAFAEFDKAMIVERTQVGKAIAKTKEGFKEGRPRKYTKSEIEEALLLLKTNSYKSVEEKTGISKSTLIRAKRA
- a CDS encoding aspartate aminotransferase family protein — protein: MSIEQQFTEETFNRYRESRKISLKLHKEACKYMPGGDTRTATYFEPYPHYIVKGDGAYIYDADGNKLVDFQNNYTSLIHGHNHKPTVEALQEQAALGTAYTAPFEKQTRLAEILINRVPSIDLIRFTNSGTEANMHVLRIARAYTQKSKIIKTEGGYHGTTDVFEASVDPNIKKAGTLDNIKVIPESRGVSRNALKDVLVVPFNDIENTKKVIENNFNDVACLIIEPVMGSAGQIVPTREYLEFLREITKHYGILLIFDEVVTFRLSMGGAQEKYGITPDLTSLGKIIGGGTPIGAFGGKEEIMKMYDPREKKMYHSGTFNGNALGMAGGIATLTAYNQDMVNKVNDLGTKFKTELENVFVELGLDLQVSGTGSLYNIIFSNKSIRNYRDVAGSYEKLNSLLFMSLLLKGVFNAPRGMFCMSTAMSQKDIDFAIEKLRESLLELKPVIRETAPELVK